The Niallia alba genome includes a window with the following:
- a CDS encoding phage antirepressor KilAC domain-containing protein: MDELVKINYENQRPTVLGRDLHEALEVKTAYKDWFPRMCEYGFEEGSDFSSFLSESTGGRPRIDHQLTIDMAKELCMIQRTPKGKQCRQYFLEIERRWNSPEATMARALQFANQQLTQVRNQNKVLEGTVAVQNQQIAEMKPKVSYYDVVLNCKDLISTSAIAKDYGKSAIWMNRYLNKKGIQFKQGGIWLLYQKYAEKGYTSTKTHSYLGSNGEQHTKVHTYWTQKGRLFIYELMKADGILPQIEMEGV, translated from the coding sequence ATGGACGAATTAGTAAAAATCAATTATGAAAATCAACGACCAACCGTACTCGGTCGTGATTTACATGAAGCCTTGGAAGTAAAGACCGCTTATAAAGATTGGTTTCCAAGAATGTGTGAGTACGGATTTGAGGAAGGGTCAGACTTTAGCTCATTTTTGAGCGAAAGTACTGGAGGCAGACCACGCATAGACCATCAGTTAACAATTGATATGGCAAAAGAGCTATGTATGATACAGCGTACTCCAAAAGGAAAACAATGCCGTCAATACTTTCTTGAAATAGAAAGACGATGGAATTCCCCTGAGGCGACCATGGCAAGGGCATTACAGTTTGCCAATCAACAACTAACTCAAGTAAGGAATCAAAATAAAGTGCTTGAAGGTACGGTTGCTGTTCAGAATCAGCAAATTGCAGAAATGAAACCGAAAGTCTCTTATTACGATGTAGTTTTAAATTGTAAAGACCTCATTTCCACCTCAGCAATTGCCAAAGATTACGGCAAGTCAGCTATTTGGATGAACCGCTATCTTAATAAAAAGGGCATCCAGTTTAAACAAGGCGGCATTTGGCTCTTATATCAGAAGTATGCGGAAAAAGGCTACACCAGTACTAAGACACATAGCTACCTTGGCAGTAACGGTGAACAGCATACAAAGGTCCATACATATTGGACTCAAAAAGGCAGACTCTTCATTTACGAACTGATGAAGGCGGACGGTATTTTGCCTCAGATAGAAATGGAGGGTGTGTAA
- a CDS encoding DUF7768 domain-containing protein: MGINKFNHEGYHDPTPHEALTNIMRKEKAEKKSAFKPLVYICSPYSGDVEGNIKKARSFCRFALDQNCIPIAPHLMFPQFMDDENPEERELAIFMDIVLMGKCSEVWVLGNTISSGMAREIEVAKKRRQTVRYFSPEHEEVESL, translated from the coding sequence ATGGGGATCAACAAATTTAACCATGAAGGATACCATGACCCAACTCCCCATGAAGCACTGACCAACATAATGAGAAAGGAAAAGGCAGAGAAAAAATCTGCCTTTAAGCCACTTGTATATATCTGTTCTCCCTATTCCGGTGATGTAGAAGGAAACATTAAAAAGGCTCGCAGTTTTTGCAGGTTTGCCTTAGACCAAAACTGTATCCCAATTGCTCCCCACCTTATGTTTCCGCAGTTTATGGATGATGAAAACCCAGAGGAACGAGAGCTTGCCATATTTATGGACATCGTTCTTATGGGCAAATGCTCTGAGGTGTGGGTGCTGGGCAATACCATCTCAAGCGGTATGGCAAGGGAGATTGAAGTAGCCAAGAAACGCAGACAAACGGTCAGGTATTTTAGTCCGGAGCATGAGGAGGTCGAAAGTTTATGA